One window of Flavobacterium ammonificans genomic DNA carries:
- the pyrH gene encoding UMP kinase — MKYKRILLKLSGEALMGDLNYGIDPKRLAEYADEIKMIHDKGVEIAIVIGGGNIFRGVAGVSSGMDRVQGDYMGMLATVINGMALQGALEDKGMKTRLQTALKMESIAEPYIKRRAVRHLEKGRIVIFGAGTGNPYFTTDTAAVLRGIEVNADVILKGTRVDGVYDCDPEKNAAAVKFDYISFEDVLSKGLNVMDTTAFTLSQENQLPIVVFDMNKEGNLIKICEGENIGTVVNI; from the coding sequence ATGAAATACAAAAGAATTCTTCTAAAATTAAGTGGTGAAGCTTTAATGGGCGATTTAAATTATGGAATTGACCCTAAAAGATTAGCAGAGTATGCTGATGAGATCAAAATGATTCATGACAAAGGTGTTGAAATTGCCATTGTAATTGGCGGAGGAAACATTTTTAGAGGAGTTGCTGGCGTAAGTTCTGGGATGGATCGCGTGCAAGGAGATTATATGGGAATGCTAGCGACTGTTATTAACGGCATGGCTTTGCAAGGCGCTTTAGAAGACAAAGGAATGAAAACGCGTTTGCAAACCGCTTTAAAAATGGAATCTATTGCAGAGCCTTATATCAAAAGAAGAGCTGTTCGCCACCTTGAAAAAGGCAGAATTGTAATCTTTGGAGCAGGAACAGGAAATCCTTACTTTACAACAGATACTGCAGCTGTATTACGTGGAATTGAAGTGAATGCTGACGTAATTTTAAAAGGTACTCGTGTGGATGGGGTGTATGATTGTGATCCTGAGAAAAATGCTGCTGCCGTAAAATTCGATTATATTTCTTTTGAAGATGTATTGAGCAAAGGATTGAATGTAATGGATACCACTGCTTTTACTTTAAGTCAGGAAAATCAATTACCTATTGTAGTTTTTGACATGAATAAAGAAGGTAACTTGATAAAAATTTGCGAAGGCGAAAACATTGGAACTGTAGTAAATATTTAA
- the frr gene encoding ribosome recycling factor, giving the protein MTEEIEFILDSTKESMEGSIEHLGKAFQNIRAGKASPAMLGSVFVDYYGSASPLSQVSKISVPDARTITLQPFEKNMLQPIEKAIMIANLGFNPMNNGDMVIISVPPLTEERRKELAKQAKAEAEDAKIGIRNARKDANTDIKKLEKEGTSEDICKSAEDEVQNLTNAFIKKIDELLVEKEAEIMKV; this is encoded by the coding sequence ATGACTGAAGAAATTGAATTTATATTAGATAGTACTAAAGAATCTATGGAAGGTTCTATAGAACACTTAGGAAAAGCATTTCAAAATATTCGTGCAGGAAAAGCCTCTCCTGCTATGTTAGGCAGTGTGTTTGTTGATTATTACGGATCGGCATCACCACTTTCACAAGTGTCTAAAATCAGTGTTCCTGATGCTAGAACAATTACTTTACAGCCATTCGAAAAAAATATGTTGCAGCCTATTGAAAAAGCAATTATGATTGCTAACTTAGGTTTCAATCCAATGAATAATGGAGATATGGTAATTATTAGCGTCCCGCCATTGACAGAAGAAAGACGTAAAGAATTAGCGAAACAAGCTAAAGCTGAAGCTGAAGACGCAAAAATCGGAATTAGAAATGCGCGTAAAGACGCTAATACTGATATTAAAAAATTAGAAAAAGAAGGGACTTCAGAAGATATTTGCAAAAGTGCCGAAGACGAAGTTCAAAACTTAACTAACGCATTCATCAAAAAAATTGACGAACTTCTAGTTGAAAAGGAAGCTGAAATCATGAAAGTATAA
- a CDS encoding DUF5686 family protein → MKYWYCIIILFSLSIHAQFQLNGIVKDAATAKVLPFASITTPSGKNTIADVDGKFSISSIAPINEFSISYIGYDKKRVLIENGKSFYLVSLQQNTNDLQEVIIPRENPAVAIIRKTIALKEQNNPQKRVTAFEFKCYNSLVITANPDSISAKIDTLITSKNSIKADSSNYKFKKMIQKQHLFQTEKVSLYQYKNNHLKETILGSKMAGLKQPIYEILGFKLQSFSIYDSNYELFETKYNSPIANDAIKEYKYQLLDSTAIDGRNVYLIHFKNKKKNKSQGLEGVLYIDQNTYGIAKAIMRIKGVLDISGTHDFNFLPQEKVWFPSSKSFKIVKGNNDDDLKLLGGTIEFEGDTEKDFKPRKKGASDYIYLFSKSANFEIQLNQPVELKKGAIALEISKDAINRTDEFWNTYRKDSLDIRSKRTYTVLDSIAIKNQLERKITIGRRLINGFLPTGAFDLDLRKLFSFNNYEGFRIGLGGVTNDRFSKRLKIDGYTAYGTKDGNFKYHLGVGTLLSEPTNSWIGVSYTDDVREIASTVYAIDKQGFKIYDPRPLNISTFYNSKSWKAFVETKFIPKTESIWEIATAKVEPKFNYAYLLNGKTYTNFAMTTAMVSLKWSPFSDYMQTPNGRVEVEKRFPNFTFQFTKSIADGELNDFSFGKIDLKTELERKHLNRQKTSVFIQSGYAFGELPLTHLYSISPNNITRETIIQRVTFAGKNSFETMFYNEFFSSEYVYFQLKHGFQRITLFKKVKPSFVFVTRMAWGNLHHAERHIGLDFKTLNQGYFESGIELNQIYKGIGLVGFYRYGPNGLAKFEDNIAIKISYVLNLGF, encoded by the coding sequence ATGAAGTATTGGTATTGCATTATTATATTATTTTCGTTGTCTATCCATGCACAATTTCAATTGAATGGAATTGTGAAAGATGCAGCAACTGCTAAAGTATTGCCATTTGCCTCAATTACAACTCCTTCAGGCAAGAATACCATTGCTGATGTGGATGGAAAGTTTTCTATTTCTTCCATAGCACCAATAAACGAGTTTTCCATTTCCTACATTGGTTATGATAAAAAAAGAGTTTTAATCGAAAATGGAAAGTCATTTTATCTCGTTTCCTTGCAACAAAATACCAATGATTTGCAAGAAGTAATCATTCCGCGAGAAAATCCTGCAGTAGCAATTATTAGAAAAACAATTGCTTTAAAAGAGCAAAACAATCCACAAAAACGCGTAACTGCTTTTGAATTCAAATGTTATAATTCGTTAGTAATTACAGCCAATCCTGATTCAATTAGTGCTAAAATCGACACTTTAATCACTAGTAAAAACAGCATCAAAGCGGACTCTTCGAATTACAAATTCAAAAAAATGATTCAGAAACAACATTTGTTTCAAACTGAAAAAGTGTCCCTTTACCAATATAAAAATAACCACCTAAAAGAAACTATTTTAGGTTCTAAAATGGCCGGTTTAAAACAACCTATTTATGAAATTTTAGGCTTTAAACTCCAATCTTTTTCCATTTATGATTCCAATTACGAACTCTTTGAAACAAAATACAACAGTCCAATTGCAAATGATGCCATTAAAGAGTACAAGTACCAATTGCTTGACTCTACTGCAATTGACGGAAGAAATGTGTACCTAATTCATTTTAAAAACAAGAAAAAAAATAAATCGCAAGGACTTGAAGGTGTACTGTATATCGATCAAAATACCTACGGAATTGCCAAAGCTATAATGCGCATTAAAGGGGTATTAGATATTAGTGGCACACATGATTTTAACTTTTTACCTCAAGAGAAAGTTTGGTTCCCGTCCAGTAAATCATTTAAAATCGTAAAGGGAAATAATGATGATGATTTAAAACTTTTAGGCGGAACTATTGAGTTTGAAGGCGATACTGAAAAAGACTTTAAACCAAGAAAAAAAGGAGCTTCGGATTATATTTATTTATTTTCTAAAAGCGCCAATTTCGAGATTCAATTGAATCAGCCAGTCGAATTAAAAAAAGGTGCTATTGCATTGGAAATTAGCAAAGATGCCATTAACAGAACAGATGAGTTTTGGAATACCTACCGAAAAGACAGCTTGGACATTCGAAGTAAACGAACTTACACTGTATTAGATAGTATTGCAATAAAAAATCAACTAGAGCGTAAAATTACCATTGGTCGCCGACTAATAAATGGATTCCTACCAACGGGTGCTTTCGATTTGGATTTGCGAAAATTGTTTAGTTTTAATAACTACGAAGGATTTCGAATTGGTCTAGGAGGAGTAACTAATGATCGCTTCTCAAAACGATTAAAAATAGATGGATACACCGCTTACGGAACAAAAGACGGTAATTTTAAATATCATTTAGGAGTTGGGACTCTACTAAGTGAACCAACTAATTCTTGGATTGGAGTTTCCTACACAGACGATGTGAGGGAAATTGCAAGTACCGTTTACGCTATAGACAAACAAGGATTTAAAATCTATGACCCAAGACCATTAAACATAAGCACCTTTTATAATTCCAAAAGCTGGAAAGCTTTTGTAGAAACCAAATTCATTCCGAAGACAGAAAGCATTTGGGAAATTGCCACGGCTAAAGTAGAGCCTAAATTCAACTATGCCTATTTATTGAATGGAAAGACATACACTAACTTCGCCATGACCACGGCTATGGTTTCTTTAAAATGGAGTCCGTTTAGTGATTATATGCAAACCCCAAATGGAAGAGTGGAAGTAGAAAAACGATTTCCAAATTTTACCTTTCAATTCACTAAATCTATAGCAGACGGTGAACTCAACGATTTCTCTTTTGGAAAAATTGACCTCAAAACAGAGTTGGAAAGAAAACATCTCAATAGGCAAAAAACCAGTGTATTTATTCAGTCTGGCTATGCTTTTGGCGAATTACCCCTTACCCATTTATATAGTATTTCACCAAATAATATTACAAGAGAAACGATTATTCAACGCGTTACTTTCGCTGGTAAAAACAGTTTTGAAACGATGTTTTATAATGAATTTTTCTCCAGCGAATATGTTTATTTTCAATTGAAGCACGGTTTTCAACGCATCACTCTTTTCAAGAAAGTAAAACCTTCTTTTGTGTTTGTAACCCGAATGGCGTGGGGAAATTTGCATCATGCAGAGCGTCATATTGGACTAGACTTTAAGACACTCAATCAAGGTTATTTTGAATCCGGAATTGAATTAAACCAAATTTATAAAGGAATTGGTTTAGTTGGTTTTTATCGATACGGCCCGAATGGTTTGGCAAAATTCGAAGATAATATCGCTATAAAAATAAGTTATGTCTTGAATTTAGGGTTTTAA
- a CDS encoding cation:proton antiporter, with protein sequence MKNYKNGAFYLLVTGGFSALIYWIINEGKNLEANKTIIKSGIENGSWNDFLDSMLHNLKDPLAILLAQIVTIILVARFFGWVFKKIGQPTVIGEIIAGIVLGPSLLGMYFPEFSATLFPVESLGNLKFLSQIGLILFMFVIGMELDLKVLKNKANEAVVISHASIIFPFALGIGLAYFVYDKFAPEGVKFMSFALFMGIAMSITAFPVLARIVQERGLQKTRLGAIAITCAAADDITAWCLLAVVIAIVKAGTFVSSLYIIGLAAIYVLTMLFVVKPFLKRIGELYVTKDTLVKPVVAIFFLTLIISSYATEVIGIHALFGAFMTGAIMPDVPKFRTIFIEKVEDVSLILLLPLFFVFTGLKTEIGLINDPYLWKVTGFIVLVAVVGKFFGSALAAKFVGQSWRDSFTIGALMNTRGLMELIVLNIGLELKVLTPEVFTMMVIMALVTTFMTGPALDFINFIFKQNEAEVPEIIVNSNKYKVLISFGNDEKGKSLLRLANCLTKKQKKTTSVTAMHLYLSDEMHTFNTEEIEKESFVSLLEESKSLNQEIDTLFKATLDIENEITEVANQGDYDLLLVGLGKSIFEGTLLGKVIGFTTRIINPDRLIDKFTGKEGLFENSPFDERTRQIISKTKMPLGILIDKDLQNVNEVFVPIFTSEDSFLLDYAQKLIFNNSSKIEILDVNGDVQNNFVMQSVVESLENKYPNNIKLMQEDGVKKEFLASKDIMIISLESWKSLVDSQSDWLSGIPSVLILKP encoded by the coding sequence ATGAAAAATTATAAAAACGGAGCATTTTATTTATTAGTTACTGGTGGTTTCTCTGCTTTGATATATTGGATTATCAATGAAGGTAAAAATCTAGAGGCAAATAAAACTATTATTAAATCTGGAATTGAAAATGGTTCTTGGAATGATTTTTTAGATTCTATGCTCCATAATTTAAAAGACCCATTGGCAATTCTTTTGGCTCAAATCGTAACGATTATTTTAGTAGCTCGTTTTTTTGGTTGGGTATTTAAAAAGATTGGTCAACCTACTGTTATTGGAGAAATTATTGCGGGAATTGTTTTAGGCCCATCCTTATTGGGGATGTATTTTCCGGAATTTTCAGCTACTTTATTTCCTGTTGAATCATTAGGTAATTTAAAATTTCTTAGTCAAATAGGCTTAATTCTATTCATGTTTGTTATTGGAATGGAATTGGACTTGAAAGTACTAAAAAACAAAGCAAATGAAGCTGTTGTAATAAGTCATGCCAGTATTATATTCCCATTTGCATTAGGAATTGGGTTAGCTTACTTTGTTTATGATAAGTTTGCGCCAGAAGGAGTTAAATTTATGTCTTTCGCCTTGTTTATGGGAATAGCGATGAGTATTACTGCTTTTCCTGTCTTAGCACGAATTGTTCAGGAACGGGGATTACAAAAAACCAGACTAGGAGCTATTGCAATAACATGTGCCGCGGCAGATGACATTACTGCTTGGTGTTTATTAGCTGTTGTAATTGCAATTGTTAAAGCCGGTACTTTTGTAAGTTCGTTATACATCATTGGATTAGCTGCAATATATGTGCTCACCATGTTGTTTGTGGTTAAGCCTTTTTTAAAGCGTATAGGCGAGCTGTATGTTACTAAGGATACTTTGGTAAAACCGGTAGTAGCTATTTTTTTTCTTACACTAATAATTTCTTCATACGCCACAGAAGTAATTGGTATTCACGCACTTTTTGGAGCCTTTATGACTGGAGCGATTATGCCAGACGTTCCTAAATTCAGAACCATTTTTATAGAAAAAGTAGAAGATGTTTCTTTGATTTTACTCTTGCCTTTATTTTTTGTTTTCACGGGTTTAAAAACCGAAATAGGATTAATTAATGATCCTTATTTGTGGAAAGTAACTGGTTTTATTGTCTTGGTTGCTGTAGTAGGTAAATTTTTTGGAAGCGCTTTAGCGGCGAAGTTTGTTGGACAATCATGGCGGGATAGCTTTACGATTGGAGCCCTAATGAACACTCGTGGTTTGATGGAATTAATCGTATTAAATATTGGATTGGAACTTAAAGTATTGACTCCTGAAGTATTTACTATGATGGTTATTATGGCTTTGGTAACTACTTTTATGACGGGTCCAGCTTTGGACTTTATTAATTTTATTTTCAAACAGAATGAAGCTGAAGTGCCTGAAATCATTGTGAATAGTAATAAATACAAAGTATTAATTTCTTTTGGAAATGACGAGAAAGGAAAATCATTATTGCGCTTGGCTAATTGTTTAACAAAAAAACAAAAAAAGACTACCTCAGTAACGGCGATGCATTTATACTTAAGTGACGAAATGCATACGTTTAATACTGAAGAAATTGAAAAAGAGAGTTTTGTAAGTTTGCTTGAAGAATCGAAATCGCTAAACCAAGAAATAGATACCTTATTTAAAGCGACATTGGATATCGAAAATGAAATTACAGAGGTTGCTAATCAAGGAGATTATGATTTGTTATTGGTTGGTTTAGGGAAGTCAATTTTTGAAGGAACGCTTTTGGGAAAAGTAATTGGTTTTACCACCCGAATTATTAATCCGGATAGATTAATAGACAAGTTTACAGGAAAAGAAGGGCTGTTTGAAAATTCTCCTTTTGATGAAAGAACCCGACAAATTATATCCAAAACGAAAATGCCTCTTGGTATTTTAATTGATAAAGATTTACAAAATGTAAATGAAGTTTTTGTGCCAATTTTTACTTCTGAAGATTCATTCTTACTAGATTATGCTCAAAAATTGATTTTCAATAACAGTTCTAAAATTGAAATTTTAGATGTTAATGGCGACGTTCAAAACAATTTTGTAATGCAAAGCGTTGTAGAGTCTTTAGAAAATAAATATCCCAATAATATCAAGTTGATGCAGGAAGATGGTGTAAAAAAAGAGTTTTTAGCTTCAAAGGATATTATGATAATTAGTCTTGAAAGTTGGAAATCACTAGTTGATTCTCAAAGTGATTGGTTGAGTGGAATTCCTTCGGTGTTAATTTTAAAACCCTAA
- a CDS encoding efflux RND transporter permease subunit translates to MIKWFSIGFWELFARIVLRNRVLMLSIVLVITGLLATQWKNIHFTHTEANMLPDDNIVNIEYNAFLNKFGEEGNLIIIGIKDDAIFTPKAFASWTKLMNQLKDDQAVDLAISINDLQQLQRNDSLEKFELVPFVDPSKTINEAYLSQIKKELFTDLPFYEGLLFNKKSGSIRSAIYLDKKIVNTPARKDFVIERLVPAVEAFEKETNIDLRVSGMPYIRTLNAETIVKEIGLFIGASLLITSLLFFFFFRSFRATLISMIIVIIGVLWSFGFLGLFNYEITVLTALVPSLIIVIGIPNCIFLTNKYHQEYKVHGNKAKALQRVTTKIGMATLMTNVTTAIGFATFVASNNQLLLEFGVVTSINIIGLFFLCIIVIPIFHSYIPAPIDRHTKHLERGSVKRFMDWILRNVKYNRFSIYVAAIVLLIFGIIGVFQMRISGSLIEDMPKKEPFFEDIIFFEKEFDGVMPLEIMIDTKRKKGVMKLSTLKRMEELEQTIEEIPELSKTMSIVNLVKYSKQAYYNGNPEYYELPTSQEQVFILSYAKNATKNNKDNLMKSYVDSTGQYARITTFMRDENGGKIPEIEEEIRKKADKLFPPDRYHVTITGKALVFQKGTGYLLDNLLSSLIFAFFLTALLVAFMFRSFKMVLVSIIPNLLPLLLTAGIMGFLDIPLKPSTILVFGIAFGLSVDDTLRFLAQYREELIKNNWKIRKSVYATFNESGLSMFYTSIVLFFGFSVFMLSSFGGTIALGGLISLTLLFGMLSNLMLLPALVLTLNKTLANEQEFIEPKIDIIEHSDEEIDNLEKQER, encoded by the coding sequence ATGATCAAGTGGTTTAGTATCGGTTTTTGGGAATTGTTTGCCCGAATTGTCCTTAGAAATAGGGTCTTAATGCTATCTATCGTGTTAGTAATAACGGGATTATTGGCAACCCAATGGAAAAACATTCATTTTACTCATACCGAAGCGAATATGTTGCCAGACGACAATATCGTCAACATTGAGTACAATGCATTCCTAAATAAATTTGGAGAAGAAGGCAACCTCATCATTATCGGAATCAAAGATGATGCGATTTTTACGCCCAAAGCATTTGCTTCTTGGACCAAATTAATGAACCAATTAAAAGATGACCAAGCAGTTGATTTAGCCATTTCGATAAACGATCTTCAACAATTACAACGCAATGATTCTCTTGAAAAATTTGAATTAGTACCTTTTGTTGATCCTTCCAAAACCATAAACGAAGCCTATCTTTCACAAATAAAAAAAGAACTTTTTACCGATTTACCTTTTTACGAAGGTCTTCTTTTTAATAAAAAATCAGGTAGTATTCGTTCGGCAATCTATTTGGATAAAAAAATTGTGAATACGCCTGCGCGAAAAGATTTTGTTATTGAGCGATTGGTCCCTGCTGTTGAAGCTTTTGAAAAAGAAACCAATATTGATTTACGCGTATCGGGTATGCCCTATATCCGAACCTTAAACGCAGAAACAATTGTAAAAGAAATTGGCCTTTTCATTGGTGCTTCTTTATTGATAACTTCATTACTTTTCTTTTTCTTCTTTAGAAGTTTTAGAGCTACTCTAATCTCGATGATTATTGTAATTATTGGCGTATTGTGGTCGTTTGGTTTCTTAGGACTATTCAATTATGAAATTACGGTTTTAACGGCCTTAGTTCCTTCGTTAATAATTGTAATCGGAATTCCGAATTGCATTTTCTTGACCAATAAATACCATCAAGAATACAAGGTTCACGGCAATAAAGCCAAGGCATTACAACGGGTTACAACCAAAATTGGTATGGCTACCTTAATGACCAATGTGACTACTGCAATCGGTTTTGCCACTTTTGTAGCATCTAACAACCAACTTTTATTAGAATTTGGAGTTGTAACTTCGATAAACATTATTGGACTCTTCTTTTTGTGCATTATTGTAATTCCTATTTTTCACAGTTATATACCAGCTCCTATAGACCGTCATACCAAACATTTAGAGCGAGGCTCAGTAAAACGTTTTATGGACTGGATTTTACGTAATGTAAAATACAATCGCTTTTCGATATATGTAGCGGCAATTGTGTTGCTTATTTTCGGAATAATCGGAGTGTTCCAAATGCGTATTTCAGGCAGTTTGATTGAAGACATGCCTAAAAAAGAACCTTTCTTTGAAGATATTATTTTCTTCGAAAAAGAATTTGACGGCGTAATGCCTTTGGAAATAATGATTGATACCAAACGCAAAAAAGGGGTAATGAAATTATCCACCCTCAAGCGAATGGAAGAATTGGAACAAACCATTGAAGAAATTCCGGAATTATCCAAAACCATGTCGATTGTCAATTTGGTCAAATATTCGAAACAAGCGTATTACAACGGTAATCCCGAATACTACGAATTGCCTACTTCGCAAGAGCAGGTGTTTATTTTATCGTATGCCAAAAATGCGACTAAAAATAACAAAGATAATTTGATGAAGAGTTATGTGGATTCCACAGGTCAATATGCTCGTATTACCACATTTATGCGCGATGAGAATGGCGGCAAAATACCTGAAATTGAAGAAGAAATTCGCAAAAAAGCAGATAAATTGTTTCCACCTGATCGTTATCATGTGACAATCACTGGGAAAGCATTGGTGTTCCAAAAAGGAACGGGTTATCTTTTAGACAACCTACTTTCTTCCTTGATCTTTGCTTTTTTCTTAACAGCCCTTTTGGTGGCGTTTATGTTCCGTTCGTTCAAAATGGTTTTGGTTTCTATAATTCCAAACTTATTACCATTATTATTAACGGCTGGAATTATGGGCTTTTTAGACATTCCGTTGAAACCCTCAACAATTTTAGTTTTCGGAATTGCGTTTGGGCTTTCCGTAGATGACACGCTTCGCTTTTTAGCGCAATACCGTGAGGAATTAATAAAGAACAATTGGAAAATTCGCAAGTCGGTGTATGCTACCTTTAACGAATCTGGATTAAGCATGTTCTATACTTCGATCGTGTTGTTCTTTGGGTTTTCAGTATTCATGTTATCGAGTTTTGGCGGTACAATTGCTTTAGGCGGACTTATCTCTTTGACTTTACTATTCGGAATGTTGTCCAATTTAATGTTGTTACCGGCATTGGTTTTGACATTAAATAAAACCTTGGCCAACGAACAAGAGTTTATTGAACCCAAAATCGATATCATTGAACATTCTGACGAAGAAATAGACAATCTCGAAAAACAAGAACGCTAG
- the asnS gene encoding asparagine--tRNA ligase, which produces MKHTKVKDLLNSSSTLQEVNAKGWVRTFRNNQFIALNDGSTINNIQCVVDFENTAEETLKRITTGASVSVTGTLVESKGAGQKYEIQVSKLEILGDSDAEKFPMQPKKHSLEFLRENAHLRVRTNAFGAIMRVRSVLAHAVHTYFQEKGFVYVNTPIITGSDAEGAGEMFKVTALPFDNTPRTEEEKVDYKKDFFGKETNLTVSGQLEGETFAMALGQIYTFGPTFRAENSNTSRHLAEFWMIEPEVAFNDLDDNMDLAEDFIQYVIKYTMDKCPDDLKFLEGRLLDEEKQKPQAERSEMALLDKLNFVLENNFKRVSYTEAIEILRESTPNKKKKFSYIIDEWGADLQSEHERYLVEKHFKCPVILFDYPANIKAFYMRLNEDGKTVRAMDILFPGIGEIVGGSQREERYDVLVEKMKALGIDEEELWWYLDTRRFGSAVHSGFGLGFERLVLFVTGMTNIRDVIPFPRTPGSAEF; this is translated from the coding sequence ATGAAACACACAAAAGTTAAAGACTTACTAAACAGTTCATCGACACTTCAAGAAGTAAATGCAAAAGGATGGGTAAGAACTTTTAGAAACAATCAATTTATTGCGTTGAACGATGGTTCAACAATCAACAATATTCAGTGTGTAGTCGATTTTGAAAACACGGCTGAAGAAACATTGAAACGCATTACAACAGGCGCTTCGGTGTCGGTTACGGGAACTTTGGTAGAAAGCAAAGGAGCTGGACAGAAATATGAAATTCAAGTTTCAAAATTGGAAATTTTAGGTGACTCAGATGCAGAAAAATTTCCGATGCAACCTAAAAAACACTCCTTGGAATTCTTGCGTGAAAATGCGCATTTAAGAGTTCGTACTAATGCTTTTGGTGCTATTATGCGTGTGCGTTCAGTTTTGGCACATGCCGTTCATACCTATTTTCAAGAAAAAGGATTTGTGTATGTGAATACACCAATCATCACAGGATCAGATGCAGAAGGAGCAGGAGAAATGTTCAAAGTAACGGCTTTGCCTTTTGACAATACACCAAGAACTGAAGAAGAAAAAGTAGATTACAAAAAAGACTTTTTTGGAAAAGAAACGAACCTTACCGTTTCTGGACAATTAGAAGGCGAAACTTTTGCGATGGCTTTGGGCCAAATTTATACTTTCGGACCTACTTTTAGAGCTGAAAATTCGAATACGTCTCGCCACTTGGCTGAATTTTGGATGATTGAACCAGAAGTTGCGTTCAATGATTTGGATGACAACATGGATTTAGCCGAAGATTTCATTCAGTATGTAATTAAATACACGATGGACAAATGTCCAGATGATTTGAAATTTTTAGAAGGTCGTTTGCTAGACGAAGAAAAACAAAAACCTCAAGCAGAACGTAGCGAAATGGCGTTGTTAGACAAATTAAATTTTGTCTTGGAAAACAATTTCAAACGCGTTTCTTATACAGAGGCTATCGAAATTTTAAGAGAATCTACTCCAAATAAGAAGAAAAAATTCAGTTATATCATTGACGAATGGGGTGCCGATTTACAATCAGAACACGAGCGTTATTTGGTAGAAAAACACTTTAAATGCCCGGTAATTTTATTTGATTACCCGGCGAATATCAAAGCTTTTTACATGCGTTTGAACGAAGACGGAAAAACCGTTCGTGCTATGGACATCCTTTTTCCAGGTATTGGAGAAATTGTAGGAGGTTCGCAACGTGAGGAACGTTACGATGTCTTGGTCGAAAAAATGAAAGCATTGGGGATTGACGAAGAAGAATTGTGGTGGTACTTAGATACCCGCCGATTCGGTTCAGCGGTACACTCTGGTTTCGGACTTGGATTTGAGCGTTTGGTGTTGTTTGTAACGGGTATGACTAATATTCGTGACGTAATTCCTTTCCCAAGAACGCCAGGTAGTGCGGAGTTCTAA